One segment of Panicum virgatum strain AP13 chromosome 1K, P.virgatum_v5, whole genome shotgun sequence DNA contains the following:
- the LOC120640168 gene encoding transmembrane 9 superfamily member 12-like, with protein sequence MVAKMPSSRWISASLLVLLLSLHPAVHAFYLPGTFMHTYSPGEAIWAKVNSLTSIETELPFSYYSLPYCKPPEGVKKSAENLGEILMGDQIDNSPYRFRVNVNESVYLCTTDQLTKDQAELLKKRARNLYQVNMVLDNLPVMRFTEQNGVTIQWTGFPVGYNPTGSNEDYIINHLKFRVLVHQYQAQGDVVVTGEDGVAMVESDRKSGFQIVGFEVVPCSVRRDPEAMSKLKMYDKVDSVNCPLELEKSQAIHENDRITFTYEVEYVKSNIKWPSRWDAYLKMDGAKVHWFSIMNSMMVVFFLAGIVFVIFLRTVRRDLTRYEEMDKEAQAQMNEELSGWKLVVGDVFREPCCSKLLCVMVADGIQITGMAVVTIVFAALGFLSPASRGMLLTGMIILYLFLGIIAGYVGVRVWRTIKGTSEGWKSVAWLTSCFFPGIVFIILTVLNSILWGKKSTGALPISLFFTLLALWFCISVPLTLIGGLLGTRAASIDYPVRTNQIPREIPEHKFPSWLLVLGAGTLPFGTLFIELFFILSSIWLGRFYYVFGFLFIVLFLLVIVCGEVSLVLTYMHLCVEDWKWWWKAFFASGSVAFYVFLYSINYLVFDLRSLSGPVSATLYLGYSLIMALAIMLSTGAIGFLLSFYFVHYLFSSVKID encoded by the coding sequence ATGGTCGCCAAGATGCCGTCATCCAGATGGATCTCGGCCTCCCTGCTCGTCCTGCTCCTGAGCCTGCACCCGGCTGTCCACGCCTTCTACCTCCCCGGCACCTTCATGCACACCTACTCCCCCGGAGAGGCGATCTGGGCCAAGGTTAACTCCCTCACCTCCATTGAGACTGAGCTGCCCTTCAGCTACTACAGCCTGCCATACTGCAAGCCTCCGGAAGGTGTCAAGAAGAGTGCTGAGAACCTTGGTGAGATCCTCATGGGTGACCAGATTGACAACTCGCCATACCGCTTCCGTGTCAATGTCAATGAATCTGTATACCTCTGCACCACGGACCAGCTCACCAAGGACCAGGCTGAGCTGCTCAAGAAGAGGGCGCGGAATCTGTACCAGGTCAACATGGTCCTGGACAATTTGCCAGTCATGCGGTTCACCGAGCAGAACGGGGTGACAATCCAGTGGACTGGGTTCCCAGTTGGGTACAACCCGACAGGGAGCAATGAGGATTATATCATTAACCACCTCAAGTTCAGAGTTTTGGTCCATCAATACCAGGCGCAGGGTGATGTGGTGGTCACAGGTGAGGATGGTGTTGCAATGGTTGAGTCTGACCGCAAGAGCGGGTTCCAGATTGTTGGATTTGAGGTCGTGCCTTGCAGTGTGAGGCGTGATCCTGAGGCCATGTCTAAGCTCAAGATGTACGACAAGGTTGACTCCGTGAATTGCCCATTGGAGCTTGAGAAATCTCAGGCGATCCATGAGAATGATCGGATTACATTTACCTATGAGGTTGAGTATGTCAAGAGCAACATCAAGTGGCCATCAAGGTGGGATGCTTACCTGAAGATGGATGGTGCCAAGGTGCACTGGTTCTCGATCATGAACTCAATGATGGTCGTCTTCTTCCTGGCTGGCATTGTGTTTGTCATATTCTTGAGGACTGTCCGCAGAGATCTGACAAGGTATGAGGAGATGGACAAGGAAGCACAAGCTCAGATGAATGAGGAGCTCTCAGGATGGAAACTTGTTGTCGGTGATGTCTTCAGAGAGCCCTGCTGCTCAAAGCTGTTGTGTGTTATGGTTGCTGATGGTATCCAGATCACTGGTATGGCAGTTGTTACAATTGTGTTTGCTGCGCTGGGATTCCTCTCACCTGCTTCCAGGGGAATGCTCCTGACTGGAATGATCATTCTCTACCTCTTCCTTGGTATCATTGCTGGATATGTTGGTGTCCGTGTTTGGAGGACCATCAAAGGAACCTCAGAAGGGTGGAAATCTGTTGCCTGGCTGACTTCCTGCTTCTTCCCTGGCATTGTTTTCATCATCCTCACTGTGCTGAACTCCATTCTGTGGGGCAAGAAGAGCACTGGCGCTCTACCCATCTCATTGTTCTTCACCCTCCTGGCCCTGTGGTTCTGCATCTCTGTGCCACTCACACTTATTGGAGGCTTGCTAGGCACACGTGCAGCAAGCATTGACTACCCTGTCCGCACTAACCAGATTCCACGGGAGATCCCTGAGCATAAGTTCCCCTCATGGCTGCTTGTGCTCGGTGCGGGAACTTTACCCTTCGGTACTCTCTTCATTGAGCTCTTCTTCATCCTCTCCAGCATTTGGTTGGGAAGATTCTACTATGTCTTTGGCTTCCTGTTCATTGTCCTCTTCCTGCTGGTCATAGTCTGTGGTGAGGTTTCTCTTGTCCTAACCTACATGCACCTATGCGTTGAGGACTGGAAATGGTGGTGGAAGGCCTTCTTTGCTTCAGGTTCTGTAGCATTCTATGTTTTCCTCTACTCGATCAACTACTTGGTGTTCGACCTCAGGAGCCTGAGTGGACCAGTCTCTGCAACACTCTACCTTGGCTACTCCCTGATCATGGCTCTTGCAATCATGCTCTCCACTGGTGCCATTGGCTTCCTGCTCTCATTCTACTTCGTCCACTACCTCTTCTCGTCTGTTAAGATTGACTAG